One Solanum pennellii chromosome 10, SPENNV200 genomic region harbors:
- the LOC107002430 gene encoding ATG8-interacting protein 1-like encodes MENNEEGEETAPSRNEWEVVSLTQSAYAAAPNSRQVDLVDDSSAEFVAETSDPMIMSGHFGFPPNQHENAPLQPSNDEILNEQGSEDATPEFVADKAVDSDTDEVSTKTKGLSTTEFLGDQMFDEKVSILSLSGAEFEEDVVLQGSSFVDKEQNFFSSTTFSSFHSEEPMNVSASTEESNMLAEPVELVHRVIDSGISNLPKAKAEDNDDAENLPCQAWWKRRAVSLLAHAKDANTFWSIFIAAAVMGIVVIGQRWRLERWQILQMKWQFGGHDEIMNRAFVSPISRLKEVIIGSGRRGSLIRGNASTQR; translated from the exons ATGGAAAATAATGAGGAAGGGGAGGAAACAGCTCCTTCTAGAAATGAGTGGGAAGTCGTATCGCTCACACAGTCGGCATATGCTGCTGCCCCTAATTCAAGACAGGTTGATCTTGTTGACGATAGTAGTGCAGAGTTTGTAGCTGAAACTTCTGATCCAATGATTATGTCGGGGCACTTTGGCTTTCCACCGAATCAACATGAGAATGCGCCATTGCAACCATCTAATGATGAGATTCTGAATGAGCAGGGAAGTGAAGATGCTACTCCTGAATTTGTTGCTGACAAAGCGGTTGATTCAGATACAGATGAAGTGAGTACAAAAACTAAAGGATTGAGCACAACGGAATTTCTCGGAGATCAAATGTTTGATGAAAAGGTTAGCATTTTATCCTTAAGTGGTGCAGAATTTGAAGAAGATGTAGTCTTGCAGGGGTCAAGTTTTGTGGACAAAGAGCAGAATTTCTTTAGTTCTACTACGTTTAGTTCTTTCCATagtgaagaacccatgaatGTGTCAGCATCAACAGAGGAAAGCAATATGCTTGCAGAACCAGTTGAACTTGTTCACCGGGTTATTGATTCTGGCATATCTAATTTGCCAAAGGCTAAAGCTGAAGATAATGATGATGCAGAAAATCTTCCTTGTCAAGCCTGGTGGAAAAGGCGAGCTGTTTCACTTCTTGCCCACGCAAAAGATGCCAACACATTCTGGTCCATTTTCATTGCTGCAGCTGTTATGGGCATCGTGGTTATTGGTCAGAGATGGCGCCTAGAAAGGTGGCAGATATTGCAAATGAAGTGGCAGTTTGGAGGCCACGATGAG ATAATGAACAGGGCATTTGTTAGTCCCATATCCCGATTGAAAGAAGTGATAATTGGGAGTGGTCGTCGTGGTTCCCTTATTCGAGGGAATGCTTCAACACAACGGTAA
- the LOC107002429 gene encoding signal peptide peptidase-like 4 isoform X1 has product MGFKRGVFSCCFCVVFAVVLLNSCVLVIGGDIVHQDNVAPHRPGCNNNFVLVKVPTWVNGNEVNQFVGLGARFGPTLESKEKRANQTRLAFADPPDCCSMPRNKLTSEAILVHRGNCSFTTKAKVAEAAGASAIIIINNQTELFKMVCDPGESDVDIGIPAVMLPQDAGTSLIEFLRNSSTVSVQMYSPKRPAVDVAEVFLWLMSVVTILCASYWSAWSAREAAIEQDKFLKDGSDDYGGKEVTHSGGVLDINTTSALLFVVVASCFLIMLYKLMSFWFIEVLVVLFCIGGVEGLQTCLVTLLSCFRWFEHAQESFLKVPLLGPVSYLTLAISPFCLAFAIMWAVFRHVSFAWIGQDILGMALIITVLQIIRVPNLKVGTVLLTCAFFYDIFWVFVSKWVFHKSVMIEVARGYKSGEEGIPMLLKIPRICDPWGGYSIIGFGDIILPGLLVAFSLRHDWLCKKSLRAGYFLWTMTAYGLGLFATYVALNLMDGHGQPALLYIVPSTLGTFLMLSAKRGELKHLWTRGEPYRICPHIQLQPAE; this is encoded by the exons ATGGGGTTCAAAAGAGGagttttttcttgttgtttttgtgTAGTTTTTGCTGTTGTTTTGCTGAATTCTTGTGTTTTGGTTATTGGAGGTGATATAGTTCATCAAGATAATGTAGCTCCACATCGGCCTGGTTGTAACAACAATTTTGTGCTG GTAAAAGTTCCAACGTGGGTTAACGGGAATGAAGTAAATCAGTTTGTTGGCCTTGGTGCTCGATTTGGCCCCACATTGGAATCAAAGGAGAAGCGTGCTAATCAGACGAGGCTTGCTTTTGCAGACCCACCAGATTGTTGTAGCATGCCTAGGAATAAG CTCACCAGTGAGGCCATCCTGGTGCACCGAGGTAATTGCAGTTTCACCACAAAAGCAAAAGTTGCAGAAGCTGCTGGCGCTTCAGCAATCATCATTATAAACAATCAAACAG AGCTCTTCAAGATGGTTTGTGATCCCGGTGAATCTGATGTGGACATCGGTATCCCTGCTGTAATGCTGCCACAAGATGCAGGTACAAGCCTGATAGAGTTTCTCAGGAACAGTTCTACAG TTTCTGTGCAGATGTACTCTCCGAAACGTCCAGCGGTTGATGTAGCTGAAGTGTTTCTATGGCTTATGTCAGTTGTTACGATTTTATGTGCTTCTTATTGGTCTGCATGGAGTGCTAGAGAAGCCGCAATTGAGCAGGACAAATTCTTAAAA GATGGCTCAGATGATTATGGTGGCAAGGAGGTAACTCATTCTGGTGGTGTATTAGACATCAACACAACATCAGCACTTCTGTTCGTGGTGGTTGCATCCTGCTTCTTGATTATGCTTTACAAATTGATGTCCTTCTGGTTTATTGAGGTTCTGGTGGTTCTATTTTGCATCGGCGGTGTTGAG GGTCTACAAACCTGTTTGGTGACCTTGTTATCATG TTTCAGATGGTTTGAACATGCTCAAGAATCATTTCTTAAAGTTCCACTTCTGGGGCCCGTTTCATATCTTACTCTGGCAATTTCTCCTTTCTGCTTAGCTTTCGCTATTATGTGGGCGGTTTTCCGTCATGTCTCCTTTGCTTGGATAGGTCAAGACATACTT GGTATGGCATTGATCATCACTGTTCTTCAGATCATACGAGTTCCCAATCTCAAG GTGGGAACAGTTCTTCTTACTTGTGCTTTCTTCTATGACATTTTTTGGGTATTTGTTTCCAAATGGGTGTTCCACAAGAGTGTGATGATAGAG GTTGCACGTGGTTATAAAAGCGGAGAAGAAGGAATTCCCATGTTACTAAAAATCCCGCGAATATGTGATCCCTGGGGTGGCTACAGCATCATTGGGTTTGGCGACATAATTTTACCAGGATTACTAGTAGCATTTTCATTAAG ACATGACTGGCTGTGCAAGAAGAGCCTTCGAGCCGGTTATTTTCTATGGACTATGACTGCTTATGGTTTAG GTTTGTTTGCAACATATGTGGCTCTGAACTTGATGGACGGCCATGGTCAACCTGCTTTGCTATATATAGTTCCGTCCACATTAG GCACATTTTTGATGTTGTCAGCCAAAAGAGGTGAGCTGAAGCATCTATGGACAAGAGGAGAACCATATAGGATTTGCCCGCATATCCAGCTTCAACCGGCCGAGTAA
- the LOC107002429 gene encoding signal peptide peptidase-like 4 isoform X2 — MVCDPGESDVDIGIPAVMLPQDAGTSLIEFLRNSSTVSVQMYSPKRPAVDVAEVFLWLMSVVTILCASYWSAWSAREAAIEQDKFLKDGSDDYGGKEVTHSGGVLDINTTSALLFVVVASCFLIMLYKLMSFWFIEVLVVLFCIGGVEGLQTCLVTLLSCFRWFEHAQESFLKVPLLGPVSYLTLAISPFCLAFAIMWAVFRHVSFAWIGQDILGMALIITVLQIIRVPNLKVGTVLLTCAFFYDIFWVFVSKWVFHKSVMIEVARGYKSGEEGIPMLLKIPRICDPWGGYSIIGFGDIILPGLLVAFSLRHDWLCKKSLRAGYFLWTMTAYGLGLFATYVALNLMDGHGQPALLYIVPSTLGTFLMLSAKRGELKHLWTRGEPYRICPHIQLQPAE; from the exons ATGGTTTGTGATCCCGGTGAATCTGATGTGGACATCGGTATCCCTGCTGTAATGCTGCCACAAGATGCAGGTACAAGCCTGATAGAGTTTCTCAGGAACAGTTCTACAG TTTCTGTGCAGATGTACTCTCCGAAACGTCCAGCGGTTGATGTAGCTGAAGTGTTTCTATGGCTTATGTCAGTTGTTACGATTTTATGTGCTTCTTATTGGTCTGCATGGAGTGCTAGAGAAGCCGCAATTGAGCAGGACAAATTCTTAAAA GATGGCTCAGATGATTATGGTGGCAAGGAGGTAACTCATTCTGGTGGTGTATTAGACATCAACACAACATCAGCACTTCTGTTCGTGGTGGTTGCATCCTGCTTCTTGATTATGCTTTACAAATTGATGTCCTTCTGGTTTATTGAGGTTCTGGTGGTTCTATTTTGCATCGGCGGTGTTGAG GGTCTACAAACCTGTTTGGTGACCTTGTTATCATG TTTCAGATGGTTTGAACATGCTCAAGAATCATTTCTTAAAGTTCCACTTCTGGGGCCCGTTTCATATCTTACTCTGGCAATTTCTCCTTTCTGCTTAGCTTTCGCTATTATGTGGGCGGTTTTCCGTCATGTCTCCTTTGCTTGGATAGGTCAAGACATACTT GGTATGGCATTGATCATCACTGTTCTTCAGATCATACGAGTTCCCAATCTCAAG GTGGGAACAGTTCTTCTTACTTGTGCTTTCTTCTATGACATTTTTTGGGTATTTGTTTCCAAATGGGTGTTCCACAAGAGTGTGATGATAGAG GTTGCACGTGGTTATAAAAGCGGAGAAGAAGGAATTCCCATGTTACTAAAAATCCCGCGAATATGTGATCCCTGGGGTGGCTACAGCATCATTGGGTTTGGCGACATAATTTTACCAGGATTACTAGTAGCATTTTCATTAAG ACATGACTGGCTGTGCAAGAAGAGCCTTCGAGCCGGTTATTTTCTATGGACTATGACTGCTTATGGTTTAG GTTTGTTTGCAACATATGTGGCTCTGAACTTGATGGACGGCCATGGTCAACCTGCTTTGCTATATATAGTTCCGTCCACATTAG GCACATTTTTGATGTTGTCAGCCAAAAGAGGTGAGCTGAAGCATCTATGGACAAGAGGAGAACCATATAGGATTTGCCCGCATATCCAGCTTCAACCGGCCGAGTAA